From the genome of Vulpes lagopus strain Blue_001 chromosome 2, ASM1834538v1, whole genome shotgun sequence, one region includes:
- the FOXI2 gene encoding forkhead box protein I2 has protein sequence MSFGAEPPGPARDRLDMASYCDGSGVCPGAHSQARAAAPPAPYACGDLGAPGGAQRLWLDAPALGPAPCAPCPGAPPLAGPGYAAPGALLGSPGGLAGADLAWLSLSGPQELLRLVRPPYSYSALIAMAIQSAPRRRLTLSQIYQYVAGNFPFYKRSKAGWQNSIRHNLSLNDCFKKVPREEDDPGKGNYWTLDPNCEKMFDNGNFRRKRKRRGEVGAAGSGARSPGGARAPELQPLGAPSPDPRAPPSPPDAACFSSFASAMGALAGGLGSFPAGLAGDFSFGRPPAPGPAPGLGAGPQAAAAGFRLGPLVYSREGTEV, from the exons ATGAGCTTCGGCGCGGAGCCTCCGGGCCCGGCCCGGGACCGGCTGGACATGGCCTCGTACTGCGACGGCTCCGGGGTCTGCCCCGGCGCGCACAGCCAGGCCCGGGCCGCCGCGCCCCCGGCGCCCTACGCGTGCGGGGACCTGGGCGCCCCCGGCGGGGCGCAGCGCCTGTGGCTGGACGCGCCCGCTCTGGGCCCCGCGCCCTGCGCGCCCTGCCCGGGGGCGCCGCCCCTCGCCGGCCCTGGCTACGCGGCCCCGGGCGCGCTCCTCGGCTCCCCGGGCGGCCTGGCGGGCGCCGACCTGGCGTGGCTGAGCCTGTCGGGCCCGCAGGAGCTGCTGCGCCTGGTGCGGCCGCCCTACTCGTACTCGGCGCTCATCGCCATGGCCATCCAGAGCGCGCCGCGGCGCAGGCTGACGCTCAGCCAGATCTACCAGTACGTGGCCGGCAACTTCCCCTTCTACAAGCGCAGCAAGGCCGGCTGGCAGAACTCCATCCGCCACAACCTGTCGCTCAACGACTGCTTCAAGAAGGTGCCCCGCGAGGAGGACGACCCAG GTAAAGGCAACTACTGGACCCTAGACCCCAACTGCGAGAAGATGTTCGACAACGGGAATTTCCGacggaagaggaagaggagaggagaggtgggcGCCGCCGGGTCGGGAGCGCGGAGCCCCGGGGGAGCCAGGGCGCCCGAGCTGCAGCCCctgggcgccccctccccggacCCGCGGGCCCCGCCGTCCCCGCCCGACGCCGCCTGCTTCTCCAGCTTCGCCTCGGCCATGGGGGCCCTGGCTGGCGGCCTCGGCAGCTTCCCCGCCGGCCTGGCCGGAGACTTCTCCTTCGGGAgacccccggcccccggccccgcaccCGGCCTCGGCGCCGGCCCGCAGGCAGCGGCCGCCGGCTTCCGCCTGGGCCCCTTGGTCTACAGTCGGGAGGGGACCGAAGTCTGA